The following proteins come from a genomic window of Megalops cyprinoides isolate fMegCyp1 chromosome 6, fMegCyp1.pri, whole genome shotgun sequence:
- the LOC118779205 gene encoding cytochrome b-c1 complex subunit 1, mitochondrial-like yields the protein MAASVCRAGNIVGQALLQARSPVLLSLRRGQASLSYAQSLLVLPETRLTTLENGLRIASEESGHSTCTVGVWIGCGSRYETERNNGAGFFLEHMAFKGTKKHPQSALEKEVESMGAHLSAYTSREHTAFYMKTLSKDLPKAVELLSEVVQSSSLSESDLERQRGVVLRELEEVEGSLQDVCLDLLHATAYQGTPLGHSVLGPSQNARTLNREDLVEFVNTHYKAPRMVLAAAGGVNHSELVDLAKQHFSTVSFEYEEDAVPVLSPCRFTGSEIRMRDDAMPLAHIAIAVEGASVTSPDIVTLMVANAITGSYDVTFGGGKNLSSRLARLAVEEKLCQSFQAFHTSYSDTGLLGIHFVTDKHHIDDMMHLAQNQWMNLCTTVTESDVARAKNVLKASLVGQLNGTTPICEDIGRQILDYGRRIPLAEWDARINAVTPKMVRDICSKYIYDKCPAVSAVGPVEQLPDYNRMRSAMYWLRF from the exons ATGGCGGCGTCCGTGTGTCGAGCCGGTAACATTGTGGGTCAAGCTCTTCTTCAGGCGCGCAGC CCCGTCTTGCTGTCTCTGCGGCGGGGCCAGGCCAGCCTGTCATACGCGCAGAGTCTCCTGGTGCTCCCTGAGACTCGCCTCACTACCCTGGAGAACGGGCTGCGGATCGCTTCCGAGGAATCCGGACACTCCACCTGCACC GTTGGTGTGTGGATCGGTTGTGGCAGTCGctatgagacagagaggaacaaTGGAGCAGGCTTCTTCCTGGAGCACATGGCCTTCAAG GGGACCAAGAAGCACCCTCAGTCAGCTctggagaaggaggtggagtcCATGGGAGCGCACCTGAGCGCCTATACCTCACGCGAGCACACCGCCTTCTACATGAAGACCCTGTCCAAGGACCTGCCCAAAG ctgtggagctgctgtcgGAGGTGGTGCAGAGCAGCTCTCTGAGTGAGTCGGATCTGGAACGCCAGCGGGGGGTGGTgctgagggagctggaggaggtggagggcaGTTTGCAGGACGTCTGCCTGGACCTGCTACACGCCACTGCCTACCAGGGCaccccactggggcacagtgTGCTGGGGCCCTCCCAAAATgccag GACTTTGAACCGTGAGGACCTGGTGGAGTTCGTCAACACTCACTACAAGGCCCCTCGCATGGTGCTGGCGGCTGCAGGAG gtGTGAATCACAGTGAGCTGGTTGACCTGGCCAAGCAGCACTTCAGCACGGTGTCATTCGAGTATGAGGAGGACGCAGTGCCCGTGCTGTCCCCTTGCCGTTTCACAGGCAGCGAG atcCGCATGCGCGATGACGCCATGCCCCTTGCACATATTGCCATCGCAGTGGAAGGAGCCAGTGTGACGAGTCCCGACATTGTCACCCTCATGGTGGCCAACGCTATCACCGGCAGCTATGATGTCACCTTCGGAGGGGGAAAG AATCTGAGCAGTCGTCTGGCACGCTTGGCAGTTGAGGAAAAGCTGTGCCAAAGCTTTCAGGCGTTCCATACCTCCTACAGCGACACCGGCCTGCTGGGGATCCACTTTGTCACCGACAAGCACCACATCGACGACATGATGCACCTCGCCCAGAACCAGTG GATGAACCTGTGCACCACCGTGACGGAGAGCGATGTGGCCCGAGCCAAGAACGTCCTGAAGGCCAGCCTGGTGGGCCAGCTAAATG GCACAACGCCGATTTGTGAGGACATTGGTAGGCAGATTCTGGACTATGGCCGCCGTATCCCTCTGGCTGAGTGGGACGCCAGGATCAAC GCTGTCACCCCAAAGATGGTGCGGGACATCTGCTCCAAATACATCTATGACAAGTGTCCCGCTGTGTCTGCTGTGG gtCCAGTCGAGCAGCTGCCTGACTACAACAGGATGCGCAGCGCCATGTACTGGCTCCGATTTTAA
- the LOC118778744 gene encoding urocortin-3-like, with protein MRGMGLCVYLALLLVMSALCQRRGLGYPREQPEEEGDGDLMPIDVLNKSGILGSLLAPEYQPVVRGSRSQRPAPLAPKRSPQGSRFALSLDVPTSILSALIDLAKNHEMRTKAAANAELMARIGKRK; from the coding sequence ATGCGTGGCatggggctgtgtgtgtacttggctttgTTGCTGGTGATGAGCGCACTGTGCCAGAGGAGGGGGTTGGGCTATCCACGGGAACAGCCAGAGGAGGAAGGTGATGGGGACCTGATGCCCATTGACGTTCTGAACAAGAGTGGCATCCTGGGGTCCTTGCTGGCCCCCGAATATCAACCTGTTGTGCGTGGGAGCAGATCCCAGCGCCCTGCTCCCCTGGCCCCAAAAAGAAGCCCCCAGGGGTCGCGTTTTGCTCTCTCACTGGATGTTCCCACCAGCATCCTCAGCGCCCTGATAGACCTGGCCAAGAACCACGAAATGCGCACCAAGGCTGCCGCCAATGCTGAGCTGATGGCTCGTATTGGGAAGAGGAAATGA
- the LOC118779025 gene encoding tubulin monoglycylase TTLL3-like, whose product MEAPKLRESAREAQGQEEEVGGGGCLPPSTNSVPPVEGRVRRSVLTLPVINLDRLRTAKALVDKAVKMHRVFSVQGPYPVVRAALRARGWVERRLPRPAPPRRRRRGDEEGDGNDADDSDDDDDDDDEEVEKEDDPDDTYDLMSRMVRNEMTYFYWTTRRDSIDNRLLRKDQMTNHYAKAGTFTTKVGLCVNLRNLQWYAAADPDTFFPRCYRLGAEDEKHAFIEDFRRTACTSLLQCVVERSCGDKVETESQKKPCKRRATTLVASSVIHIALRVCQEFLDSLEHNDIDIAMEMSQALTEQEWAEFIHSYYRVVHDGVEIEGSAHYVDSCQAMLKRMRDVSPQLDTDGIHNIWIVKPGAKSRGRGIICMKHLYEILRLVDSDPLLIKDTKWVVQKYLERPLLIHGTKFDVRQWFLVTDWNPLTVWFYDKCYLRFSTQPYTVESLDSSVHLCNNSIQKHFQPSQLRHPELPEDNMWSCEQFRAFLRGQGREAEWADVVVPGMQQAVVHALQTAQDLVEWRRGSFELYGADFMLGRDLRPWLIEINASPTMAPSTGITARLCAAVQEDTLRVVLDRRQDRTAHTGGFKLIYKQAAVEVPQYVGINLLVEGAPLRRPRPPPQRNPAPAEHTPASLPRTDQAGPLLLKHRPPGRENRAQGEKRSSPQSPKRWRKAMVRQFTFSSLKSPPADIPERPALTAESRKLQRMGLGFAVSDSLPHSLDSSWGRSFPSSQTARSRNPRLQPVLDPPSCVNSGPVLPLEVISLRRGPLAASHPLDSSPHISHAGHRLHHLAHLRKQIRDTRVGLTGLKPS is encoded by the exons ATGGAGGCCCCAAAGCTCAGAGAGTCGGCGCGGGAGGCGCAGGGTCAAGAGGAGGAAGTGGGTGGCGGGGGCTGTCTGCCGCCCAGTACTAACAGTG tgccaCCTGTGGAGGGGAGGGTGCGACGCAGTGTGCTCACCTTACCTGTCATCAACCTGGACAGACTGCGGACAGCCAAGGCTCTTGTGGACAAGGCGGTTAAG ATGCACAGGGTGTTTTCAGTCCAGGGTCCCTACCCTGTGGTCCGCGCCGCCCTTCGGGCAAGAGGCTGGGTGGAGCGTCGTCTGCCCCGCCCAGCCCCGCCACGGAGGCGTCGGCGTGGTGATGAGGAAGGCGATGGGAATGACGCGGATGACAGCGATGACGACGATGACGATGACGACG aggaggtggagaaagaggaTGACCCTGATGACACGTATGACCTCATG TCTCGTATGGTCCGGAACGAGATGACGTATTTTTACTGGACAACACGCAGAGATTCCATTGACAATCGCTTACTGAGGAAGGATCAGATGACCAATCACTATGCAAAGGCAGGCACCTTCACCACCAAG GTGGGATTATGTGTCAATCTGAGGAACCTGCAGTGGTATGCTGCAGCTGATCCAGACACGTTCTTCCCTCGCTGCTACAGGCTTGGCGCAGAGGATGAGAAACACGCCTTCATTG AGGACTTTCGGAGAACAGCATGCACCAGcctcctgcagtgtgtggtggAGAGGAGTTGTGGGGACAAAGTGGAGACAGAAA gTCAGAAGAAGCCGTGTAAGCGAAGGGCCACAACGCTGGTGGCATCCAGTGTGATTCATATCGCCTTGCGGGTGTGCCAGGAATTCCTGGATAGCTTGGAACACAACGACATTGACATCGCCATGGAAATGTCCCAAGCCCTCACAGAGCAGGAGTGGGCGGAGTTTATTCATAGCTATTACCGTGTTGTCCA TGATGGGGTGGAGATTGAGGGCAGTGCTCACTATGTGGACAGCTGCCAGGCCATGCTGAAGAGGATGCGGGACGTCAGTCCACAGCTGGACACCGACGGGATCCACAACATCTGGATTGTTAAACCCGGGGCCAAGTCTCGTGGCAGGG GCATCATATGTATGAAACACCTGTACGAGATCCTGAGGCTGGTGGACAGTGACCCACTTCTGATCAAGGACACCAAGTGGGTGGTGCAGAAGTACCTGGAGCGCCCCCTCCTGATCCACGGCACCAAGTTTGACGTGCGTCAGTGGTTCCTGGTGACAGACTGGAACCCACTGACAGTTTGGTTCTATGATAAGTGCTACCTGCGCTTCTCTACCCAGCCCTacacagtggaatcactggaCAG CTCAGTTCACCTATGCAACAACTCCATACAGAAGCACTTCCAGCCTTCCCAGCTGCGCCACCCCGAGCTGCCGGAGGACAACATGTGGTCGTGTGAGCAGTTCCGGGCGTTCTTGCGCGGGCAGGGCCGGGAGGCCGAGTGGGCGGATGTGGTGGTGCCGGGCATGCAGCAGGCGGTGGTGCACGCCCTGCAGACCGCCCAGGACCTGGTGGAGTGGCGGCGCGGCAGCTTCGAGCTGTACGGCGCCGATTTCATGCTGGGCCGCGACCTGCGGCCCTGGCTGATCGAGATCAACGCCAGCCCCACCATGGCGCCCTCCACAGGCATAACTGCACGCCTATGCGCCGCCGTGCAGGAGGACACCCTGCGCGTGGTGCTGGACCGGCGGCAGGACCGCACTGCGCACACCGGCGGGTTCAAGCTCATATACAAGCAG GCAGCTGTGGAGGTTCCACAGTACGTGGGGATCAACCTGCTTGTGGAAGGGGCCCCTCTCCGGCgaccccgccctcctcctcagAGAAACCCCGCCCCCGCCGAGCACACCCCTGCTTCCTTACCTCGCACTGATCAAGCGGGTCCTCTCCTTCTCAAACATCGCCCCCCAGGGAGGGAGAACCGAGCGCAGGGGGAGAAAAGAAGCTCCCCGCAGTCCCCCAAGAGGTGGCGGAAGGCCATGGTGAGACAGTTTACCTTCTCCAGCCTTAAGTCACCTCCTGCGGACATTCCTGAGCGCCCTGCCCTGACCGCAGAGTCCAGGAAGCTGCAGCGCATGGGCCTGGGGTTTGCCGTTTCAGACAGCCTGCCCCATTCGCTGGATTCGTCCTGGGGCAGGTCTTTTCCCTCAAGCCAGACTGCGCGGTCCCGAAACCCTCGCCTACAGCCTGTCCTGGATCCCCCGAGCTGCGTCAACAGTGGCCCTGTCCTTCCTCTGGAGGTCATCAGCCTGAGGCGTGGCCCGCTGGCAGCCAGCCACCCCCTGGACTCTTCCCCGCATATATCGCACGCTGGCCACCGGCTGCACCACCTCGCCCACCTACGCAAACAGATCAGGGATACACGAGTAGGCCTCACAGGGCTCAAGCCCTCCTGA